In a genomic window of Nocardiopsis mwathae:
- a CDS encoding bis-aminopropyl spermidine synthase family protein — protein sequence MIGGVIDHPSELSDLLAEHGADAARLHDVLALLAGGGWWSTRDLVRGTAVPHRVVERVVQALGGELERDPGGGAPGAGGEARVRLRSPGRYTVFARPALADPVGHLLDGHTRAADELERLVARAPASRADLDHVAASARTALRRGVYLATRFALPGRRLLCVGDHDLTSLAATLVCPDAEALVVDIDERMLDYIDAAAARLGLPVRCHFADLRLGLPEAVRGRADLVFTDPPYTPEGVELFVRRGLEGLSDPRRGRILLAYGASETTPALVAKTQSRLARMGLATEAVWPDFNRYLGAEAIGAASDLYVLRPTSRTPAPDAGGSDAARIYSQGANAKEAGAALPDEAARAALRRIAGEGADGVDTLVGAWPKGAAESAARRVRLATWLGSPTPGDRVALNLTGGWDALVGRAVLAASATEVYAVVPSSAGAVRDEAGQTALRALLEPRFTLRFLRGVPGPRTTLVVAHAEEPDGAATPGQRLLRHCQGRAHGRLTSTLREGLVAVTAELGRPLNKKSARSRVAEAAPWLPGHTLLDLPAHRFGELRALTDRLAAEEPGT from the coding sequence ATGATCGGGGGCGTGATCGATCATCCGTCCGAGCTGTCGGACCTGCTCGCAGAACACGGGGCCGACGCCGCCCGCCTGCACGATGTCCTGGCCCTCCTCGCCGGCGGCGGCTGGTGGAGCACCCGGGACCTGGTGCGCGGCACCGCTGTCCCCCACCGCGTCGTGGAGCGCGTTGTGCAGGCCCTCGGCGGGGAGCTGGAGCGCGACCCGGGCGGCGGGGCCCCGGGGGCCGGCGGCGAAGCGCGGGTCAGGCTGCGATCCCCGGGCCGCTACACGGTGTTCGCCCGCCCCGCGCTGGCCGACCCGGTCGGCCACCTGCTCGACGGGCACACGCGGGCCGCGGACGAGCTGGAGCGGCTGGTCGCGCGGGCGCCCGCCTCCCGCGCCGATCTCGACCACGTCGCCGCGAGCGCACGCACGGCGCTGCGCCGGGGGGTCTATCTGGCGACCAGGTTCGCGCTTCCCGGGCGGCGGCTGCTGTGCGTCGGCGACCACGACCTGACCTCACTGGCCGCCACACTGGTGTGCCCGGACGCCGAGGCCCTCGTCGTGGACATCGACGAGCGCATGCTCGACTACATCGACGCGGCCGCGGCCCGGCTCGGCCTGCCGGTGCGCTGTCACTTCGCCGATCTGCGGCTGGGCCTGCCGGAGGCGGTACGGGGCCGGGCCGACCTCGTGTTCACCGACCCGCCCTACACCCCCGAGGGGGTCGAGCTGTTCGTCCGGAGGGGTCTGGAGGGCCTCTCCGACCCGCGGCGGGGACGGATCCTCCTGGCCTACGGCGCCAGCGAGACCACCCCCGCGCTCGTCGCCAAGACCCAGTCCCGGCTGGCCCGGATGGGCCTGGCCACCGAGGCGGTCTGGCCGGACTTCAACCGCTACCTGGGCGCCGAGGCGATCGGCGCCGCCAGCGACCTCTACGTGCTCCGCCCGACCTCCCGCACCCCCGCCCCCGACGCGGGCGGGTCCGATGCGGCGCGGATCTACAGCCAGGGCGCCAACGCCAAGGAAGCCGGTGCGGCGCTGCCGGACGAGGCGGCGCGGGCGGCGCTGCGGCGGATCGCGGGCGAGGGTGCCGACGGCGTCGACACCCTCGTCGGTGCCTGGCCGAAGGGGGCGGCCGAGAGCGCCGCGCGCCGGGTGCGGCTCGCGACGTGGCTGGGCTCCCCCACACCCGGAGACCGGGTGGCCCTCAACCTGACCGGCGGGTGGGACGCCCTCGTCGGCCGCGCGGTCCTGGCCGCGTCCGCGACGGAGGTGTACGCGGTCGTGCCGTCCTCCGCCGGGGCCGTTCGGGACGAGGCGGGCCAGACGGCCCTGCGCGCCCTACTGGAACCGCGCTTCACGCTGCGCTTCCTCCGCGGCGTGCCCGGACCGCGCACGACCCTCGTGGTGGCGCACGCCGAGGAACCCGACGGTGCGGCCACACCGGGGCAGCGCCTGCTGCGGCACTGCCAGGGCCGCGCGCACGGGCGGCTCACCAGCACGCTGCGTGAGGGGCTCGTCGCCGTCACCGCCGAACTGGGCCGCCCGCTGAACAAGAAGAGCGCGCGGAGCCGGGTGGCCGAGGCGGCCCCGTGGCTGCCCGGGCACACCCTGCTCGACCTGCCCGCACACCGCTTCGGCGAGCTGCGCGCCCTCACCGACCGGTTGGCCGCCGAGGAGCCCGGCACCTGA
- the lgt gene encoding prolipoprotein diacylglyceryl transferase, whose translation MTYAAIPSPTVSSIPIGPLTIHFYALCILAGVIAAVFWAERRWAAMGGEKGTIMDLAVPAVLLGLVGGRLYHVISDYQLYFGPGREPIRALFIWEGGLGIWGAVPLGALGVWWVARRRGLSMSKLSFAIAPTIPLGQAFGRWGNYFNQELFGRPTDVPWALEISPYPNGVLRPGMEPGVFTYHPTFLYESLWCLALAVLLAWIGRVMGDRLGGGRLFALYVMGYCVGRFWIEYLRVDPANDILGFRLNNWTALLVFLGALAYFVWAGRRLDRFSTRVVPVGHDVGTQVIDTDPASSDDRGPSGARGSDAGTSSTGTDSRNGGTSSGTSDSKGP comes from the coding sequence AGCCCGACGGTGAGCTCGATTCCCATCGGGCCCCTCACCATCCACTTCTACGCCCTGTGCATCCTCGCGGGCGTCATCGCCGCCGTGTTCTGGGCAGAGCGCCGGTGGGCCGCCATGGGCGGAGAGAAGGGCACCATCATGGACCTCGCGGTCCCGGCGGTGCTCCTCGGCCTCGTCGGCGGCCGCCTCTACCACGTGATCTCCGACTACCAGCTGTACTTCGGTCCGGGCCGGGAACCCATCCGGGCGCTGTTCATCTGGGAGGGCGGCCTGGGCATCTGGGGCGCGGTCCCGCTGGGCGCACTGGGCGTGTGGTGGGTGGCCCGCCGCCGCGGCCTGTCGATGTCGAAGCTCTCCTTCGCCATCGCCCCGACCATCCCGCTCGGCCAGGCCTTCGGGCGCTGGGGCAACTACTTCAACCAGGAGCTCTTCGGCCGCCCCACCGACGTCCCGTGGGCGCTGGAGATCTCCCCCTACCCCAACGGCGTGCTGCGACCGGGCATGGAACCGGGGGTGTTCACCTACCACCCCACCTTCCTGTACGAGTCCCTGTGGTGCCTCGCACTCGCCGTGCTGCTCGCCTGGATCGGCAGGGTGATGGGGGACCGCCTCGGCGGCGGACGGCTCTTCGCGCTTTACGTCATGGGCTACTGTGTGGGTCGGTTCTGGATCGAGTACCTGCGCGTGGACCCCGCCAACGACATCCTGGGCTTCCGACTGAACAACTGGACCGCACTCCTGGTGTTCCTCGGCGCCCTCGCCTACTTCGTGTGGGCCGGGCGGCGGCTGGACCGCTTCTCGACGCGCGTCGTGCCCGTCGGGCACGATGTGGGAACGCAGGTGATCGACACCGACCCCGCCTCGTCGGACGACCGCGGCCCCTCGGGCGCCCGCGGGTCGGACGCGGGCACCTCGTCCACCGGGACCGATTCCCGAAACGGTGGGACGAGTTCCGGAACCTCTGACAGCAAGGGGCCGTAA